The Serinus canaria isolate serCan28SL12 chromosome Z, serCan2020, whole genome shotgun sequence genomic interval GCTATTCCCAATTTGGTCTGAAGGCTATTACCtagtttctctctctctgatgCTGAGGAGTGGCAATAGAAtgacagaatggtttgggttggaaggaaccttaaagatcatcttgtttcacccccctgccacaggcagggacacgTTCTACTAGACTAGCCCTATCCAGCCTAGTATTGAACACTTACATGGATGGGGCACACACATCTTCCATGGGCAACCTGTCCCAGCGCATCTCTGCTCtgacagtaaataatttcttactaATACCTAATCTTAACCTGCCTTTCTTCAGCTTAAGGCTATCCGCCCTTGTCTCACCACTATgtgcccttgtaaaaagtctccTTTCATCCTACTTGTAAGCACCCTTTAGGTACTTACAATTataaaattgtaatttaaaaatattgagtTGTTAAAAATTTTTTATCACTTCCACTGTATTTTAGCAAGCAATTTCAGAAGTTAATGTcagctgtttaatttttcttttattcattttcatCTTAAACAAATAGAAAGACTTTTCTATTATGCTTTTTAGTTTCTTAGCAGGATACAACAGGCTTATTCATAAGCACTGTTGTTTGCTAAAATTTTCTGTTATTGTCATAAAGATGAAAGAACTGTACAGATAatattcattaatatttcaatttattaGCCTAATATACTATTACTCTCTGAGAGTTTTTTAGTAGAAGGATTTTACTTGAACTCTACTGTCATCTTGTGGTGATCAATGTTTCTGGTTCAAACTCACACACAAAAGTTTTCAAACTGAAGAATCTGGATATTATGCAGATGAAGTTATGCTGCTTCCGCTTGCTAGGTAACAAATAATCAGTTTCTTCCCCACTAATTCCAACTGAGATATTTATCTCTGCAAATCAGGATGATAAGCAGACACAAAGGCAACCAAACCAACTCTCATAAAAATGTTGCCCTTGAATTCCTCAGTTTTCCTGTAGCATTCCTGAGATGCTGTTACCTATGTTAAAGTGTTTGATATTCAGGAGGATACCAAAAGGCATTCCTTTGATCTACGAGACCATGCTAAGAAATAAAGACTTCAGTTTGTCTGCACCACTGAAGATAATTGAAGACAATAATTAGTGCTGACTAGCTTCAAACTTCTATATATGAACTTTGAATTTTCACTATTCCCATCCCTTTAACTCAATCCCGCTTGAGCAAAGGTGCTACATGCGCAGAAACAAGTGACGCCATATGATGATATTAGACAGGACTTGCTTGGATATCAGCTGCTCATTTGTTACATACTAGTCCTTTCAGCAGTTCAAGTTCAGTAAACCAGTTCAACTCCTCTGTTCTGTGTCACACCACAGGGTGTGTGTGGCTGTACTGCACCCCAGTGATGGTGTGATGTAGTAGCATGACATCAAACGATCAAAACAAATGCCACTGAGGCTATTTGTGGCTCACACACCCCTTCCTCTCTAATGCCTAGCCAGTCCTGGTTATGGTCTCCTTGTCCTTGAACTAGACTTAACTCTAAGGCTTATTTCTAAAGGCATAtctatttttttacttcagtatTTTAACTTCAACCAGAtcagccaggctgcagaacATGATGCAGAACATGGTGTTCAATAAACCCTAGCCTAGAAGTTTAATAGGATCACTCTTTGCTGGCATAACAAAGGATTTTTTCATCAACAAACCTGTCTGGACCAAAATTGTTGTACAGAAGCTGTGATGGGATATCAGCTGCAGTGACAGACACCAGTTTCCTACATCAAAAAGACAGTTCTGAAATCCAGAACTGTTCCTAAATCCAGAATTTAGGTCACCTTCTAAATTGCGTATTACTTCCTATGCAacaaagaagcagcatgaaTTACGCAGTGGTGAATTTAGACTGGTGCCATTCAGCAGCTGCCAATACATGAGCCTGTGGGTTCTAAGCAATGGGCAATGAACTCTCTTCTCCCCTGTGGGCTTCACACAGGCTAAGACCTTCTAGAATGGTACTGGgtcagccacagctctgcccattCTCTACCCTAAACGTATTCCTGAATACCAAAGAGAAATGCATGATGATAGCAACAATCTTTCTTTTTGAACAGGTTTGAAGACATGTAAATgaagaagattatttttatcCCACAAAGGACAGGAATAATTCCTGCATTTTCTTGCAGGCAGCCAAACCAACAGACTTCCTTCGGAGGCTGTTGCCATGGCACCTGTCCAATGTCCATGCAATCTTCCAGATTTCTAAGATTTAGtgagaaagaaagagcaaaggatGCACTAGATAAAAGGCTCACAGCAAGGCTGCTGGGAGAAATATAACTCCAGTTCAGCCTGTAGGACATATTCATACCATTTAAGATaagtggtttgttttgctttttttcctgaatagtATTTCATCAATAGAACACTGCAATTTCTCTTCTGATTTCTGGTAAGGGAGAATTGCTATAAAATATCTTCATTGAATCAAGTCAgggtaaaattaattttacctAAATTCAGCTACCTATGTGCCCAGCCTAATGGGCCTGCCTAGTCCTCTCTTAGAATTCATGGAAGAAGGGCTCCTCCCAAGGATCATTTCTTCACCCTACTTCAGACACCTAATTTAAGACGGGGTGAATTACCATTTGAAACCAATCTCTCCTTTTTAGCTATTGCAGGACCATGGATGGAGTAAACGTCTGGATTTCATGTGAGGTAAAATTAATACAGGCAAAGATTTCTgttatttcaaaaagaaatactCCCACCCAAAAATGAGAGAACTGAGTGAACAGCCTAAGCTACACCTTTTTGGGTCTGGAAGCCATGCTGCTGCAGtcaaaatggcttttttccccatccctcaACCTTAGCAGGATCAAAGACCTCCCAGTACATAAATTAGCACCAAAAGAATTCAGCAAGAGGCTACACTCCAGAAGAAATGAGGACAAATTAATATTTAGACAACCATATGAACACGATTTGTCCAGGGGTAAAAATGCAACAGGTCGGACACAACTTTCCTAATCTGGGGATTGTGCCATGGGACTACCCCTTTTCTGATCAATGAGCTCCATGTCACAGGGGTTCAACTCATTCACAGTGGGAGGATTGCTCACAATTTGTTGGCTTCTGGTGGGCCCAGACAGCTGTACTtgggaaaagctgcatttttagtCAGTAAACAAGGACTGAGATCTAGCCTACCAGAAAAAGACATGCTTTCATCAAGTACTGTAAGACAAGTTACACAATTCTACCAtcaaagagaaataaactgGCTATAGCATCAATTTCTGGGTCTGTTTGGGATGACAAGGTAATGATCTGGTAATAAAGTATACATAAATTTCTCCAATTTCCCCTGAAATGAACTCTTTCAAGATAAAATTGTGTATAGATAGTAAGTCTATTGAAGAAGCATAGTAGGCAGGCATGTGAGAATTTAAATAGCAAAttttcagagaatcacagaatgtgctgagttggaagggacctacaggGATCATCAACCAATTTTGACCCTGCACAAGACAGCCTCAAAAATTACACTATGTGTCTAGAGCATTGTCCTGATGCCAAATGTCCAAATGTTTCTGGACTGGGGCcaggtgctgtgaccacttccctgttTTGCGCCATTGCAATGCTTTTGATCTCAGGCAGACTGTGTAGCACCgtggaggggtttgggggagaACATGGACAAATAGAGAGAGCAGGAGGGCCCACTGCTCAAGGCAGCCTACTTTGAAAGTCGTGTACTACAGGCAGGAGTAGCCTGTGGCTGGACTTCACTCATAAAAACTCACCCATTAGACATTATTGCTCTCTtcaactacctgaaaggaagGTGTAGTGAGGTGAGGGCTGGTCTCTTCTACTGTGCTTACGGAGAGAACAAAAAATAGCGTGAAACTGAGAGATGGGAGATTCACGTTTAAAATTTCGTCACTGCTCAGCTGGCCAGGAATTGGTTACCGGAAGGCGGTGGATTCgctctccctgcaggtgttCAATAGGCGTCTGTGTTTGGCATTGGGTGATGCGGTTTACGGGCTTAGGGTTACAGGGTAGTGCTGGGCTGACCGGTGGACTGTATGGTCTTGTAGATCTCCTCCAAAACTggtgactctgtgattctgtaaaagTAACTGCGACTGTCGGTGTGAGCAGGATCAGAACTTGGCGCTGAGCCACTCTCTTGGCACCGCGGCCGCTgctgcagagggctctgcaCCCGCCAGCCGCCCCTCACACCGGGCCCGGTCCGGGCCCGCAGGGCGCCCCTCACACCGGGCCAGGCCCGGGCCCGCCCAAGCGGCCGCCCCCGGAAGCGCTCTCGGGGCCGTGGCGGAAGCGGGGCGGAGCACGGCCTCTTTGGTGCTGGCGGCCGGCGAAGATGGTGAGTGCTGGGCTCGCTCGCGGGACATCCGCCGCCATCCACCGCCGCGCCGGGCTGGGGGCGCCGCGGGGGCAGGCCGGACCGCGGGGAGAAGCCCCGCGCTGTGCTGCCGCCGCGAtgggcggcggggctggggtTGGGCCGGGGGCTGGCGCTGGCGGCGGGAGCGGCTGCCGCGCCTGGGCCGGGCAGGGAGGCCGTGGTGCGGTGTGGGGCCGCGGACGTCCTGGCGACTCCTGCTTCATACCTGCTGCTGCCGTGGCCGAACAACTGGGCGGTAACGTAGCAGGAGGGGTTTCGCTCGCCTAGGGTGAGTGTGCGGCTGCTGCCTGTAAAGTGAGTCAGTTTTCTTCGGTAGAGAGCGGTTTCGTGCTTTAGGGTGATGGGTGTGGGAAGAGGGGAGCCGATGTAAGTGTGCCGTGGCTCCGTTTTATTTCAGCACAGGGGCGGGGGCACATAAGGAATGGCGGCAACGGGTCCTGAAAATGGAGGCTGCTCGTAATTCAAACTGAGTTGTGGTTTAGCGTTGAATGTGCCTCTGACATGTTTATACTACTCGGTTTGCGCTGGGTTTTTTCAGgcttattcttttaattttatgacTCGGACGTGTTAGTGATATTTCCGTGTCTTGAAATGCTTTTCAGACGAAGGGTACCTCGTCGTTTGGTAAGCGACGAAATAAGACACACACCCTGTGTCGTCGATGTGGGTCCAAGGCGTACCATCTGCAAAAATCCACCTGTGGGAAATGTGGTTACCCTGCTAAGCGTAAGAGAAAGTGTAAGTAACAAACTTTTAACTGgctcttgtttaaaaaaatgtgtttctttttcttcagtagtTTGACTTGTTTTTCAGTCAAGGAGGAAAACTTTTTGCAGTGTCGTTTTGCAGTTTTgtcattttgcattttgaagCTTTGTTCAAATTAGTGATGATTTAACTGTAGGCTAGGTAATATGCAGTATAACTCCATAAAAACTGACTTattgtcaggtttttttttttctttgtcagctTGAATAATTGTACCATAAAATGTAACATGCAACCAGAATTACTTGGTACAGGTAAATAATAGTGATTTATATATTTTAGATAACTGGAGTGCAAAGGCTAAAAGACGGAACACCACTGGTACTGGTCGCATGAGGCACCTGAAAAAGGTCTACCGTCGATTCAGGTATAACAATTTATTACAGACTAGCATGCTGTGAAATCCTGCATGGACACCACTTAATGACAAAATTCACCACTCAAagttaacattttaattttgttttagtaTCACTTAATTGAGTACAATCTTCTTAAATATGTAATGAAATAATGTGTTTTGTATAGTTGTTTGCATTTTATCCTCCTTTGAGGATAAGAAAACCTTACTGGTAAGACAAAGGGTGTGTAAGAAGTTCCAATGTTTATACTGAATGAAGATAGTATAGAACATAAATGTTATTGTAGTAAGAAGCTCAcatctaaaaattatttgtgtggtattttgtttatttctgattCAGTTAAATATATGATTACACTAAAGGTTTATTGAGATAATTCTCAAAATGCACTTTTGCTCACTCAGTCCCATTTGCTCACTCAGAAAAAGTTCAGGACAGGAATAATGCTGACTGAACTCTAAATAAGGAGAGGGACCAGAAGTTAATTAGGTATTACATCAGATCCTGAGTTGCAAGTTTCTCAGACTTGTTACAAAGCTTTTGAGTTGTACTTCGGAGGTAGTGGGGGTATTGTATGATTCTCACATTTTATAAGTCCCATGGAATTCTGTAGCTTCTGGTCTACACAGAAaagctttatgaaaaatatcttgTCATTCAGGAGTGTTGTCATAAAAATGTAGATTGGATTTATTAGCAAAAGGTAAGAGACTTAGTTGCAGTCGTGGGTGTGGTTCAGGGATCAATTCATTTTGTTAGCTCATTCTTTTCCAGTGGCAGACGTAAAACACCATGCAGTGTGCGGCCGTAGCTTGCTTTCCACTGAGTGTTGCTCAGGTAGAAATGTCATCCAAAATCAAGCTCAGGGCTGAAGAGTGTGGTTGGAGGCATAGAGGATTTTGTGGAAGAAATACACTTCAGAAACAGGACCTCTTTATTCAGATTAGAAGGAGTGTGAACTAAGATGTGCTTTCAGCAGGGGAGCTGTATTTGCAGGGTTTACTCAGATAATGAAATCTTCCTGTTTCAAGAAGTGAAATTCACTTcagcagaaaagaatgaaaaccatACTTCTTATTCAAGAcaatttttaataatgtgtttctttttaaaaaggtcTGTACAGGTGAACTCTAGTGATTTCAGTGCATTACTGAGATTAAATTGAAAAAAGCTAGTGAGCTTCATATAAAACATGAGCATCAGAAAATAACCTGGAGCAGGAATCAACTTCTCAAAAAGTGGTAACCATATTTCTACTTGCAGGAATGGATTCCGTGAGGGAACCACACCGAAGCCCAAGAGAGCAGCTGTTGCAGCCTCCAGTTCATCTTAAAGACTCATctatttgttaaaataaatggtCTTAACCAGAAAATCTGTCACCTTTTTTTACATACTTCACTGAAATGTAGTATTcataaaaatacatacataGTTAAAAACACAAATTCTGAACTGATTATTTAAAACAATCCTTTAAGTGAGTTTTCATTAGGTAATACCTTGTCTTGAAAGGGACCATAATCTCTGCACTGAACTGAAAAAGAGGCTTGTATTACTCAAAGGAGGCTAGAGTAGTGGTATATTGGTACTGTGGATTTGCCCTGTGTGCTTCTGATCTTAGTGTGCTGTAGCAAGGAGAGccagaattttgttttgaagataGTAACTATAATAATAGTAACTGTGTAACTAGTTATGTGCTGTCTTGGGAGGCGTTAGTGAAAGGGGGATTTCCAATACTGTTCTTTTTTCAGTGCTCTCTGGCGAAAGTCTCCAAAGGTATTACTTTGGATCATTGTGTGTGGTTCATTGCTTCTTGGGCAAAAAGAAACTCCCAAGCCTGGAGAGTGTGTACTGCAGATACAGGGGGGTTGGAGATCTGCTGTGGGTGGGCCAAAATTGCCTGAATGGCCTGATGGGGTTGGTGTGGAAAGCTTGATACATAGATCTGAATTGACTGTGTTGCATGTAAATAATAATACCAGACAGTAAGTTAGTTAGAGTTACATAAAAATTACAGATAAATGAATTTTAACCCTACATTGTGCATTACTGGGATTCAAACTCCCACTAAGAAAGTGATTATAAGGTGCTGCTAGGAAAGTTTGGGAATTGCAGAAGGTTTACAGGACTTTCAGATTGCCTTGCAGAGACATTactagaaacagaaaaacttgAGATGCTTTGAACTCCTGAGGCTGTTCTCACTGCTTGTAGTTTTGTCATGAACTTCCAGAAGCAGAATATTGCTTTGTCCCTGTATGATCTGCAGTTAATGTATCACCTGCAAAATCACGGAAATTATCAGCCAGGTGTGAAATTGGAGTGCCTGACTGCACTTTCCtatgttttaaaatgaagttaGAACTTTTGGATAATCCATTTTACCAACTTTGCTGTTTCTAAACCAAAATAAGTAATTTGCTCCTGTTCTGTAGCATGTAACAAATAGACTCTACTTGCCCTAGATTCAACTGGTCCATTTGAGAAAGTCAGAATATTAGTTGTAGTGATGCTCTTGAAATGCACTGTGCACAGTACTGGCCATCTATTCTCATGGCTAAGGAGTGCccctgaaatgtttttgttgaTGTTAGGGAAAAATATGTAGGGAGGAAGTAATCATAGATGTGTCCCTATTTTCTGAGAATAAGATGGTTATAAAAGCAGGTCAGCAGAATTGTAGGGAAGGGCTCGTTGAGTGATCTTGGATTGGTGGTATGGCAGGTATGCTGACCATGGGGCGGGAGTGAAAGCCTTTGCTTGACAAGTCTTGGGTGATCTTTCTGTAGCAGGGGATTTTGCTCCGAACAGCCTATTTGACCTGCAGACATGAAACATTGTAAGGGCAAGTGTTTAGATGCATGCTGTTACCTATTAGCATCTCATGAGTTCTGCTCCTGGAAAATGAACAGTATAATAAGCAATACACCATGGTAACAGTGATTGAAACTGCCAGTGACTTGGAGTAACTGAAACCCTttatttcaggaagaattttacTTGCAGCAAGAATGAATTTTATGGACAAGAATTTTGACAGCCATTTTCAGTTGTTTAAAAATTCTTGGTGAGGGGCAGGAAATCAgttttttgtgggggttttttttttttttttttctgtcctgttcAGAAAGGATTGTGTACTTCATGTGTCAGTTATATTTGCACTGTACAGGAAATAGATTTTGATGCCTTTCTGTTCTTGGTAGTGTGTTAAATACTGAAAGGCTGCTTTGCTTGCTTTGCTGGTTTCTCAGTGTATAATCTGTTGAAATCATTAAGCATTTTAACTTGAAAGTTATTTATTGAACCTCTGCATAATGCTTACTCCATACTTTATGGATACAGTATTATTGTCTTACCCAGTCTGTAATGTATGATTTTTGCATCCTTCTGACTGATAGATGGTGTAGTCCAAATTACATCacagaaattacatttcctATTTAGTGTACACTTTTTAGAAGTGTATTGGATGAAGGTTTCTTAAAGGCAGAGAGGTGTTCGAGTGACTACTGTGGTGAAAGATGGATTGCCTTTTTGAAAAATCCTTGCCTTTCAGAATGCCTTTCAGAAAATCCTTTTGCGGTGATGTATTATGTCTTTAAACACCTCCTCCACCCCCTCACCCCCATCAAAACTGCCCTTGAACTTTACAGAAACACTGTCCATAGCAGGGCCTTTGTTACCTAACCAAGGAAGGTGACAAGAGACAGTAAGTCATCCACTGGTAGCCTAGGAATGTTACTTGCCTGAAACAGCCTGAGAGTAACAATATAATGGTTACAGACTTCGGAAAATGTCCAATAATTACTGCCTTGGATGGCTGCCAATATGGAAACTGCCTGAGGACTAAAGTCAGTCATCTTGCAACCCTGTAAAGACTGGTCCTAAGTGAGGCCCTTAGAGCTCCCTGGCACAACCGCAGGCTGCATGAGCATCTCTCTGCAGGAAAGTTCAGCAATTCTTAGGTTTTAGGAGCTAGGTCCTGGGATCCACTGCCCTCAGCGTGGGAGTGGAACAGAGCTGGCAGATCTTGAACTGTGCATTCCACAGGGAGCAAGAGCTCTCAATCCCCATCTGTAGAAAACCAGGCAAGGAAAGCCAACAGCATGGCTGAGTCAAGACCTGCTTGCCAAACAGATGGgcaagaaggaaatggaaaggcaggaggaggtaTCCTGGAAAGAGCATGGGGACATTGCTCAGTTGTGACAGGATAGCGCTGGGAAGGCAAGGTGTGGCTAAAGCAAGCCTGGCAAGGGATGGAAGAGGAAGGGCTTCTGTCAGCGTGTGAGCCATAGGGGAAGGTCAAAGTGTGTAACTTCTCCCACTGTGAAACAGCATCAGTGATGTAGTAAGATTGAGTTCACCCTCTGAGAATTTGCACTATCCAAGTGGTGCGGTTGACATGTCCAAGGGAGAGGACGCCATGCAGGACATGGACAAGATCAAGCTGGCTTATGTGAATTTAAAGATGCTCGGCAAGGCCAAACGTAAGGTCCTGCTCTCAAGGCAAATCCCAGCCAAGAGATAAAGGGATTGAGAGATGCTCTGTGAAGAAGGATTGAGGGTAATGGTGCTTgaaaagctggacatgagccagcaatgtgtacttgcagcccagaaaccATAAAGCCAACCACATCTGGGGCTGTATTTAGAACAGTGTGGCCAGAAGGGCAAGCAAAGAGATTTTGCCCCTCTGTCCTTCCATCTCTAGGGAGACTtcaccccagagctctgcattcagctctggggtccccagaaCAGGAAAGACATGTTTCTGTTGGACCATGCCCTGAGAAAGACCACAAAGAAGATGCAGGGGGAtgcagcacctctcctatgaacCCAGAGAGTTGGGATTGTCTAGCCTGGAGAATAGAAGGCTCCAGGAAGCCATTCAATACTTGTAGCAGACCTGGAAGACACATGGGGACAGACCTATTAGTAGGGCCTGCAGTTATgggacaaggggtaatggttttaaactaaaggaGAGTAGATTCAGGCTATGTAAAAGGAAGAAGTCTTTTACTATGAGGCTGTTGAGACATTtgaacaggctgtccagagaagctaCAATACTCCCAGTCCCTGGGAGTGTTTCAGAAGAGACTGGACTGGGCTCTACCAGCTTggtctagttgaagatgtcctgGCGGATTGCAGGGCAGGTTGGATTAGAGGATCTTTAcaggtgccttccaacccaaaccattctgtgatttctgcagTGTCTTCAACTTAGAAGCTAGAAACAGCAGAAGAGGTAAAAGCCTAGAG includes:
- the RPL37 gene encoding 60S ribosomal protein L37, whose translation is MTKGTSSFGKRRNKTHTLCRRCGSKAYHLQKSTCGKCGYPAKRKRKYNWSAKAKRRNTTGTGRMRHLKKVYRRFRNGFREGTTPKPKRAAVAASSSS